In Pseudomonas saudiphocaensis, one DNA window encodes the following:
- a CDS encoding GntP family permease, producing the protein MWLVLILLVLIAFIVYSTVSWKLHPFLALLAAAILAGFAYQVPVGEILKTVASGFGGILGYIGIVIALGTIIGVILERSGAAITMAESVIRLLGERFPTLTLSIIGYLVSIPVFCDSGYVILNSLKNALAARMKVSVVAMSVALATGLYATHTFVPPTPGPIAAAGNLGLEGSLGLVIAVGLLVSAVAALAGMLWANRFLKQDDRALLDEAPSELLAEDVDFETLRARYGTLPTAWQAFAPIFVPIALICIGSVVALPGKPLGEGVVFSVLSFLGQPVAALLIGLGFACTLLKGEDKRQQFHDQVAAGIVSAAPILLITGAGGAFGAMLKITPLGDYLGQSLSALGIGLFMPFIVSAALKTAQGSTTVALVTTSAMVAPLLGSLGLDSEMGRVLTVMAIGAGGMTVSHANDSFFWVVSQFSRMKVSTAYRAQTVATLIQGVVAMILIWLLSLVLL; encoded by the coding sequence ATGTGGCTGGTGCTCATACTGCTGGTGCTGATTGCGTTCATCGTTTATTCAACGGTGAGTTGGAAGCTTCATCCTTTTCTCGCGCTGCTTGCGGCGGCAATCCTGGCGGGCTTCGCCTATCAGGTGCCGGTCGGTGAAATCCTCAAGACGGTGGCGTCGGGCTTCGGTGGGATTCTTGGCTACATCGGCATCGTTATCGCGCTGGGTACCATCATCGGGGTGATCCTTGAACGCTCCGGCGCGGCGATCACCATGGCCGAAAGTGTGATCCGGCTGCTGGGCGAGCGCTTCCCGACCCTGACGTTGTCGATCATCGGCTACCTGGTGTCGATCCCGGTGTTCTGCGATTCGGGCTACGTCATTCTCAATTCGCTGAAGAACGCCCTGGCGGCGCGGATGAAAGTCTCGGTCGTGGCCATGAGCGTGGCGCTGGCCACCGGCTTGTATGCCACCCATACCTTCGTGCCGCCGACCCCCGGGCCGATTGCGGCGGCGGGCAACCTGGGGCTGGAGGGGTCGCTGGGGCTGGTGATCGCCGTCGGCCTGCTGGTATCGGCCGTGGCGGCGCTGGCCGGGATGCTCTGGGCCAATCGCTTCCTCAAGCAGGATGATCGCGCGTTGCTGGACGAAGCCCCCAGCGAGCTGCTCGCCGAAGACGTGGATTTCGAAACCTTGCGCGCCCGCTATGGCACGCTGCCTACGGCCTGGCAGGCGTTCGCGCCGATCTTCGTGCCCATTGCGCTGATCTGCATCGGCTCGGTTGTCGCGCTGCCGGGCAAGCCGCTGGGCGAGGGTGTGGTGTTTTCGGTGCTGAGCTTTCTCGGCCAGCCGGTGGCGGCCTTGCTGATTGGCTTGGGCTTCGCCTGCACGCTGCTCAAGGGCGAGGACAAGCGCCAGCAATTCCACGACCAGGTGGCCGCGGGCATCGTCTCGGCGGCGCCCATACTGCTGATCACCGGTGCCGGCGGTGCCTTCGGCGCGATGCTGAAGATCACGCCGCTGGGCGATTACCTGGGACAGAGCCTGTCGGCGCTGGGCATCGGCCTGTTCATGCCCTTTATCGTTTCCGCCGCGCTGAAGACGGCGCAGGGCTCCACCACCGTGGCGCTGGTGACGACTTCAGCGATGGTCGCACCGCTGCTGGGCAGCCTGGGACTGGACAGCGAAATGGGCCGGGTATTGACGGTGATGGCCATCGGCGCCGGCGGCATGACGGTGTCCCATGCCAACGACAGCTTCTTCTGGGTGGTCTCGCAGTTCAGCCGCATGAAGGTTTCCACGGCCTACCGCGCACAAACCGTGGCGACGCTGATCCAGGGTGTGGTCGCGATGATCCTGATCTGGCTGCTGAGCCTGGTATTGCTCTGA
- a CDS encoding YciI family protein, translated as MRFIVMIKATPQSEAGEMPSEAVLTAMGQYNEELVEAGVMLGGEGLHPSSKGARVRFAGGQCTVVDGPFSETNELIAGFWLLQTESLQQAIDWVKRCPASAIGDSEMEIRQLFETEDFGAELTPELREQEQRLRAQLTR; from the coding sequence ATGCGTTTTATCGTGATGATCAAGGCCACCCCTCAAAGCGAGGCCGGAGAAATGCCCAGTGAAGCGGTGCTGACCGCCATGGGCCAGTACAACGAGGAACTGGTCGAGGCCGGCGTGATGCTGGGCGGCGAGGGCCTGCATCCCAGTAGCAAGGGTGCGCGCGTCAGGTTTGCCGGCGGCCAATGCACGGTTGTCGATGGCCCGTTCAGCGAGACCAATGAGCTGATTGCCGGTTTCTGGCTGTTACAGACGGAGTCACTGCAGCAGGCCATCGACTGGGTAAAGCGCTGCCCTGCATCGGCCATCGGTGATTCTGAAATGGAAATCCGTCAGTTGTTCGAAACAGAAGACTTCGGCGCCGAGCTCACCCCGGAACTACGCGAGCAGGAACAGCGCCTGCGCGCGCAACTTACCCGTTGA
- a CDS encoding VOC family protein, translating to MKISTYLTFDGQAREAFAFYQQVLGGELATMTFADSPDAEQFPAEHRDRIMHACLTLGEQCLMASDTLPGDVCGGGPYEGIKGCSICLHPESVVEGERLFNGLSEGGQMVMPMEKTFWAERFGMFTDRFGVSWMVNCMQP from the coding sequence ATGAAGATTTCCACCTACCTCACCTTCGATGGCCAGGCCCGTGAGGCCTTCGCTTTCTACCAGCAGGTGCTGGGCGGCGAGCTGGCGACAATGACTTTCGCCGACTCGCCGGACGCCGAGCAGTTCCCCGCCGAACACCGCGACCGCATCATGCACGCATGCCTGACATTGGGCGAACAGTGCCTGATGGCATCCGACACCTTGCCCGGCGATGTTTGCGGCGGCGGGCCCTATGAAGGCATCAAGGGCTGCTCGATCTGCCTGCACCCGGAGAGCGTTGTCGAAGGCGAACGCCTGTTCAATGGACTGTCCGAGGGCGGACAGATGGTGATGCCGATGGAGAAAACCTTCTGGGCCGAGCGCTTCGGCATGTTTACCGACCGCTTCGGTGTGTCCTGGATGGTCAACTGCATGCAGCCGTGA
- a CDS encoding ribonuclease Z — MDLLFLGTSSGTPTRARNVSGLALLEDSGKGWYLIDCGEGTQHQLLRTPLTLHGLRAIFITHVHGDHCYGLPGLLASAGMARREEPLEIIAPEGIEPWLRSTFAMSHTWLPFELRFRAVETLGQWRSSQVRVEATALSHRVPSYGFSFTEARPDPKLAIDRLARDGIPRGPIWGQLARGFDVEHEGRLLCSDDYLDYGRPPRRFVIGGDNDRPALLAEACQGAHVLVHEATYGQAVTQATGNPFGHSTAAQVAGFAQQAGVPNLVLTHFSARYQPGSNRGHSIEEIRAEAAAGYEGRLFLAEDFLRLHLDRTGALQPSARPT; from the coding sequence GTGGACCTGCTATTTCTTGGCACCTCCTCCGGCACCCCCACCAGGGCGCGCAACGTCAGCGGCCTGGCCCTGCTGGAAGACAGCGGCAAGGGCTGGTATCTGATCGACTGTGGCGAAGGGACTCAGCACCAGCTGCTGCGCACGCCGCTGACACTGCATGGCCTGCGGGCCATCTTCATTACCCACGTGCATGGCGATCACTGCTACGGCCTGCCGGGCCTGCTCGCCAGCGCCGGTATGGCGCGGCGCGAGGAACCGCTGGAGATCATCGCTCCGGAGGGCATCGAGCCCTGGCTGCGCAGCACCTTCGCCATGAGCCACACCTGGCTGCCCTTCGAACTGCGTTTTCGCGCGGTCGAAACCCTTGGCCAATGGCGCAGCTCCCAGGTGCGCGTGGAGGCCACCGCCCTCTCCCATCGTGTACCCAGCTACGGCTTCAGCTTCACCGAGGCCCGTCCGGATCCGAAACTCGCCATCGACCGTCTGGCGCGCGATGGCATTCCCCGTGGCCCGATCTGGGGCCAGCTGGCACGTGGCTTTGATGTGGAACATGAGGGCCGCCTGCTGTGCAGCGATGATTACCTGGACTACGGCCGGCCGCCCCGGCGCTTTGTCATCGGCGGCGACAACGACCGCCCTGCATTGCTGGCCGAAGCCTGCCAGGGCGCGCACGTGCTGGTTCACGAGGCCACCTACGGCCAGGCCGTTACCCAAGCCACCGGCAACCCCTTCGGCCACAGCACTGCAGCTCAGGTCGCCGGTTTCGCGCAGCAGGCCGGTGTGCCCAACCTGGTCCTTACCCATTTCAGCGCGCGCTACCAGCCAGGATCGAATCGCGGCCACTCCATCGAGGAAATCCGCGCCGAGGCCGCCGCCGGTTATGAAGGCCGGCTGTTTCTCGCCGAGGATTTCCTGCGTCTGCACCTGGACCGCACCGGCGCGCTGCAGCCAAGCGCCCGCCCGACCTGA
- a CDS encoding carboxymuconolactone decarboxylase family protein: MKLFHALLAAGMLTALAAPNLSSAQTVDERSARGAEVIRQLNNGKTQPALEAMRGEFPFLAEATEAYALGDVWSRPGLDSRTRQLTAVAVMAALGDTGTMRVHAGYALNIGVSEEELKEMIYLITVPAGFPRAIAASSVLADLFEERRQAAAEREQ, from the coding sequence ATGAAACTCTTTCATGCATTGCTGGCTGCCGGAATGCTGACCGCTCTTGCCGCCCCCAACCTGAGCAGCGCACAAACGGTGGATGAACGAAGCGCCCGCGGTGCGGAGGTCATTCGCCAGCTCAACAACGGTAAAACACAACCTGCACTTGAGGCCATGCGCGGCGAATTCCCGTTCCTCGCCGAAGCGACCGAAGCCTACGCACTGGGCGATGTCTGGAGCCGGCCAGGGCTGGACAGTCGCACACGGCAATTGACCGCCGTGGCGGTCATGGCGGCGCTGGGAGACACCGGCACCATGCGGGTGCATGCGGGCTATGCGCTGAACATCGGCGTCTCGGAAGAGGAGCTGAAGGAGATGATTTACCTGATCACGGTGCCGGCGGGCTTTCCCCGGGCCATCGCAGCATCCAGCGTGCTTGCCGACCTGTTTGAGGAGCGCCGCCAGGCCGCAGCGGAGCGAGAGCAGTGA
- a CDS encoding SDR family oxidoreductase, with amino-acid sequence MNQNVSKVVLVTGASSGIGEATARLLAEHGATVVLGARRAERLEHIVRDITAAGGRAQAYSLDVTDLEQVRAFADHAVAQFGRIDVIVNNAGVMPLSPLEALRVEEWDRMIDVNIRGVLHGIAAVLPVMKAQGVGQVINIASIGAHAVSPTAAVYCATKYAVWAISEGLRQENTDIRVSTISPGVTESELAESIADPTGREQMKEFRKIAISPEAIARAIQFAISQPDDVDTSEIIIRPVRSAF; translated from the coding sequence ATGAATCAGAATGTCAGCAAGGTCGTGCTTGTCACTGGTGCAAGCAGTGGTATCGGCGAGGCCACCGCGAGGTTGCTTGCCGAGCATGGCGCAACGGTTGTGCTGGGCGCGCGGCGCGCCGAGCGGCTTGAACATATCGTCCGGGATATCACCGCTGCCGGTGGGCGCGCGCAGGCCTATTCCCTGGATGTGACCGATCTGGAGCAGGTCAGGGCGTTCGCCGACCATGCCGTTGCGCAGTTCGGCCGCATCGACGTCATCGTCAACAACGCCGGGGTCATGCCGCTCTCGCCCCTGGAAGCGCTGCGGGTCGAAGAGTGGGACCGGATGATCGACGTCAACATCCGCGGTGTGCTCCACGGGATTGCCGCCGTGCTGCCGGTTATGAAGGCGCAGGGTGTGGGGCAGGTGATCAATATCGCCTCGATTGGTGCCCATGCGGTCAGCCCGACTGCAGCCGTCTATTGCGCGACCAAATATGCCGTATGGGCCATTTCAGAAGGGTTGCGCCAGGAAAATACCGACATTCGCGTAAGCACCATCAGCCCCGGAGTGACCGAGTCCGAACTGGCGGAAAGCATCGCTGATCCCACCGGGCGCGAGCAGATGAAGGAATTTCGCAAGATTGCCATCAGCCCGGAAGCCATCGCCCGAGCCATCCAGTTCGCCATTTCCCAGCCAGACGATGTGGATACCAGCGAAATCATCATCCGCCCGGTCCGGAGTGCCTTCTGA
- a CDS encoding LysR family transcriptional regulator, translating to MKTDLKLLPLFVAVAQSDNFRAAADRLGITRSAVSQGMRKLEDSLGITLVQRSTRNVRLTEAGEQLYRQLAEPLSKVTTALEAVTADSSPRGLLRVAVTSIAERFLSGPFIVSFAEAYPGVVLDITVTDDESDIVAAGFDAGVRLGEVIEQDMVAIPITGLQRQVTVASPAYLAAHGTPHHPRELIAHHCIGWRPAPEVAPYRWEFGENGRDFDVSVDPRITTNDMQLMIRTALAGGGITIGMEETFLPYIERGELVSLLDDFLPPFPGFYLYYPSRHNQPPKLRALIDHVRARRLADGL from the coding sequence ATGAAAACCGATCTCAAGCTTCTGCCGCTCTTTGTCGCTGTGGCGCAATCGGACAACTTCCGCGCCGCTGCCGACCGCCTCGGCATCACCCGCTCAGCCGTCAGCCAGGGCATGCGCAAGCTTGAAGATAGCCTCGGCATCACCCTCGTGCAGCGCTCCACGCGCAACGTGCGCTTGACCGAAGCGGGCGAGCAGCTTTATCGCCAGCTGGCCGAGCCACTCAGCAAGGTCACTACTGCACTGGAGGCTGTGACCGCCGACAGCTCGCCGCGGGGACTGTTGCGCGTCGCGGTCACTTCGATTGCGGAGCGTTTTCTGTCCGGGCCCTTTATCGTTTCCTTCGCCGAGGCCTACCCAGGCGTGGTCCTGGATATCACCGTGACGGACGACGAGTCGGACATCGTCGCCGCAGGCTTCGATGCCGGCGTTCGCCTGGGCGAAGTGATCGAACAGGATATGGTGGCGATCCCCATCACCGGGCTGCAGCGCCAGGTAACGGTCGCCTCACCGGCATACCTCGCCGCGCACGGGACGCCCCACCACCCGCGCGAACTGATTGCGCATCACTGCATCGGCTGGCGCCCTGCACCGGAAGTGGCGCCCTATCGCTGGGAGTTCGGCGAGAACGGGCGGGATTTCGATGTAAGCGTCGATCCCCGAATCACCACCAACGACATGCAGCTGATGATCCGCACAGCACTGGCCGGCGGCGGCATCACCATCGGCATGGAGGAAACCTTTCTGCCCTATATCGAGCGCGGCGAACTGGTGTCGCTGCTCGATGATTTCCTGCCGCCCTTTCCCGGCTTCTATTTGTACTACCCAAGCCGTCACAACCAGCCGCCGAAGCTGCGTGCACTGATCGATCATGTGCGCGCACGTCGCTTGGCGGATGGGTTGTAA
- a CDS encoding glutathione S-transferase family protein, protein MKLYDLQASGNCYKVRLFASLANIELELVPVDFLHGEHKRPPLSELNPLGQLPILVDGQYVYRDSQAILVYLAGAYGGLAWWPAHPQGQAEIVQWLSFAANEINHSLCTARLVQKFGYALDKEAALAKAPAVLALLDQHLEGNEWLAMGRPTIADCAVYPYVVLAPEGGVDLTPYRHVARWMERIEQLPGWQAVDAVMPESA, encoded by the coding sequence ATGAAACTGTACGACCTGCAAGCGTCCGGCAACTGCTACAAGGTTCGGCTGTTCGCGTCACTGGCCAATATCGAGCTGGAATTGGTGCCGGTGGACTTTCTCCATGGCGAGCACAAGCGGCCGCCGCTTTCCGAGCTCAATCCGCTGGGGCAGTTGCCCATTCTGGTGGATGGACAGTACGTCTACCGTGACTCCCAAGCGATTCTCGTTTACCTCGCGGGCGCCTATGGCGGGCTGGCCTGGTGGCCGGCGCATCCCCAGGGGCAGGCTGAAATCGTCCAGTGGCTGTCTTTCGCCGCCAATGAAATCAACCACAGCCTTTGTACCGCCCGGCTGGTGCAGAAGTTCGGCTATGCGCTGGATAAAGAGGCCGCGCTGGCGAAAGCTCCGGCAGTGCTGGCGCTGCTTGACCAGCACCTGGAAGGCAATGAGTGGCTTGCGATGGGCCGGCCCACCATTGCCGATTGTGCGGTCTATCCGTACGTGGTGCTGGCGCCGGAAGGTGGTGTGGATCTAACGCCGTACCGCCACGTAGCCCGTTGGATGGAGCGGATCGAGCAGCTGCCCGGCTGGCAGGCAGTGGATGCCGTTATGCCTGAAAGCGCCTGA
- a CDS encoding VOC family protein, protein MNQQPSPARILAYDHIGIRVSNKQQAMAFYQALGFVESASFPLFEANEMLSADGVRINLIFNGTRTPNAHNALLDAPVKLPGMTHPAFIVDDLQALEAWLGEHGIVITEGPHHIGPRRVALFIRDPDGNVLEFNQLVDGEAQ, encoded by the coding sequence ATGAATCAACAACCAAGCCCCGCCCGGATCCTGGCATACGACCATATCGGAATTCGGGTCAGTAACAAGCAACAGGCGATGGCTTTCTACCAGGCGCTCGGCTTCGTGGAGAGCGCCAGCTTCCCGCTGTTTGAAGCCAACGAAATGCTCAGCGCCGATGGCGTGCGGATCAATCTCATCTTTAACGGTACGCGCACGCCCAATGCCCACAATGCCCTGCTGGACGCGCCGGTGAAGCTGCCGGGCATGACGCACCCGGCCTTTATCGTCGATGACCTTCAAGCGCTCGAAGCCTGGCTGGGTGAGCACGGGATCGTCATCACCGAAGGGCCGCACCACATCGGCCCGCGAAGAGTCGCGCTATTTATTCGCGACCCTGACGGCAATGTCCTTGAATTCAACCAACTGGTGGATGGAGAAGCGCAATGA
- a CDS encoding LysR family transcriptional regulator — translation MDKLKAMANFVRIVDSGSLSAAADASGQSVASLVRSLAALERHLGVRLLNRSTRRMALTEEGAEYLAWSRRVLGDFDEMEQRLDARDGVARGLLRITAPVEFGQRYVTPLVNAFLKEHPAMRVELKLSDQVLPLLEERLDLALRISHLPDSAMVARQVGTTRLITCVSPEYLRNAPPLDSPAALGNHACIAFAAHGRRWYYRHDGKEVGQDISPRLVCNQIRSTALACVQGLGVTRLAHYQVADELADGRLVRVLEAFEPADLPIQLVYPHALQLSPRVRAFVEWACPQLEKATPKPDGKVPGNRLDQSLADR, via the coding sequence ATGGACAAGCTCAAGGCAATGGCCAACTTCGTTCGCATCGTCGACAGCGGCAGCCTGAGTGCCGCAGCGGATGCCAGCGGGCAATCGGTCGCCTCTCTGGTGCGCTCGCTGGCCGCACTGGAACGCCACCTTGGCGTGCGTCTGCTGAATCGCAGCACCCGACGCATGGCGCTTACTGAAGAAGGCGCGGAGTACCTGGCCTGGAGCCGCCGGGTGCTGGGCGATTTCGATGAGATGGAGCAGCGCCTGGATGCGCGCGACGGCGTTGCCCGCGGCCTGCTACGCATCACCGCGCCGGTGGAATTCGGCCAACGCTACGTCACCCCGCTGGTAAACGCCTTTCTCAAGGAACACCCAGCGATGCGGGTAGAGCTGAAGCTGAGCGACCAAGTATTGCCCCTGCTCGAAGAACGCCTGGACCTCGCCCTGCGCATCAGCCACCTCCCCGACTCCGCCATGGTGGCAAGGCAGGTCGGCACCACCCGCCTGATCACCTGCGTCAGCCCCGAATACCTGCGCAACGCCCCGCCCCTCGACAGCCCCGCCGCACTGGGCAACCACGCCTGCATCGCCTTCGCCGCCCACGGAAGACGCTGGTACTACCGGCACGATGGCAAGGAGGTCGGACAGGACATCAGCCCACGGTTGGTCTGCAATCAGATCCGCAGCACTGCCCTCGCCTGCGTGCAGGGCCTGGGCGTAACACGCCTGGCGCACTACCAGGTGGCCGACGAGCTGGCGGACGGCCGTCTGGTGCGAGTCCTCGAAGCATTCGAGCCGGCGGACCTGCCCATCCAGCTGGTCTACCCACACGCCTTGCAACTTTCACCACGCGTGCGGGCATTTGTGGAATGGGCCTGCCCGCAGCTGGAAAAGGCTACGCCCAAGCCGGATGGCAAGGTGCCTGGCAACAGGCTTGATCAGAGCCTGGCAGACCGTTGA
- a CDS encoding LysE family translocator produces the protein MLDITNLWLFVISVFLLSVTPGPDMAYVVGQSVANGRRAGVISAAGVALGSCTHALASAVGLTALIAASPMIFTLVKYAGALYLMYLGSKLILGTFSRTSTDGDGKSEIKRGARLGELLAKGYITTLTNPKVLLFFISFFPQFVVPHGNYQTESFLMLGAVYALVAFLTDAMFALLAGSAAGTVSRNRRVQSLLDRVVGTTFIALGVRLAFVHR, from the coding sequence ATGCTGGATATCACCAATTTATGGCTGTTTGTAATTTCCGTGTTTCTCCTGTCAGTGACGCCAGGGCCGGATATGGCTTATGTGGTAGGCCAAAGTGTTGCCAATGGTCGTCGCGCTGGAGTCATTTCGGCTGCGGGAGTGGCTCTGGGTAGCTGCACCCACGCCTTGGCAAGCGCAGTCGGCTTGACGGCCTTGATTGCCGCTTCACCGATGATTTTCACCCTGGTGAAATACGCGGGTGCGCTATATCTGATGTACCTGGGGAGCAAGCTGATCCTCGGCACTTTTAGCCGTACGAGTACCGATGGAGACGGCAAGTCTGAAATCAAAAGAGGCGCAAGGCTGGGCGAGCTGCTTGCGAAGGGCTATATCACTACTCTGACTAACCCTAAAGTGCTTTTGTTTTTTATCTCCTTCTTTCCGCAATTCGTCGTGCCCCACGGCAATTACCAAACGGAATCCTTTTTGATGTTGGGCGCGGTATATGCGCTGGTGGCTTTTTTAACCGATGCCATGTTTGCTCTTCTAGCAGGGAGCGCTGCGGGAACGGTATCTCGCAACAGGCGCGTGCAGAGCCTGCTGGACCGGGTAGTTGGCACCACCTTTATTGCCTTGGGGGTCAGGCTGGCCTTTGTCCATCGCTAG
- a CDS encoding isocitrate lyase/PEP mutase family protein: MSDQQRKFEQFKELHQRSRTFVIPNPWDAGSARLLTSLGFEALATTSAGYALSQGKRDSLTGLSRDEILKNAAEIVAATHLPVSADLGNGFGAAAETCAQTIRMACAVGLVGGSIEDATGDPDAPIFELAHAVDRIKAAAEAARELPFVLTARAENYLYGRENLDDTIKRLQAFSEAGADVLYAPGLPDIESIRAVCQALDKPVNVVMGLKGPTYSLSELQDAGVRRISVGGSMARAALGGLMRAAEEVRTSGTFTYAADALPGTVIATFVTE, from the coding sequence GTGTCCGATCAGCAGCGCAAGTTCGAGCAGTTCAAAGAGCTCCACCAACGCAGCAGGACGTTCGTGATTCCCAACCCATGGGATGCGGGATCGGCCCGGCTGCTTACCAGCCTCGGTTTTGAAGCACTCGCTACCACCAGCGCAGGTTATGCGTTGTCGCAGGGCAAGCGGGACTCGCTGACCGGCCTCAGCCGTGACGAGATCCTGAAAAACGCTGCCGAGATCGTCGCAGCGACCCATCTGCCCGTGTCCGCCGACCTGGGAAATGGTTTCGGTGCTGCAGCCGAAACCTGCGCGCAGACCATTCGCATGGCGTGCGCAGTAGGTCTGGTGGGCGGCTCCATCGAAGATGCCACGGGAGACCCGGATGCGCCGATCTTCGAGCTGGCCCACGCCGTAGACCGTATCAAAGCCGCTGCCGAAGCCGCACGCGAGCTGCCCTTTGTGTTGACAGCACGAGCCGAGAACTACCTTTACGGTCGCGAGAACCTGGACGATACGATCAAGCGACTGCAGGCATTCTCCGAAGCCGGAGCGGACGTGCTTTACGCGCCGGGCCTGCCGGATATCGAATCGATCCGCGCGGTATGCCAGGCGCTGGATAAGCCGGTCAACGTGGTCATGGGCCTCAAAGGCCCGACCTATTCATTGTCAGAACTTCAGGATGCGGGTGTCCGCCGTATCAGCGTTGGCGGTTCAATGGCCCGCGCTGCACTCGGCGGCTTGATGCGTGCGGCCGAAGAAGTACGCACCTCCGGCACCTTTACCTATGCAGCGGATGCCCTTCCCGGGACGGTCATTGCAACATTCGTCACAGAGTAA
- a CDS encoding winged helix-turn-helix transcriptional regulator has protein sequence MERVSFEDRNCSLARALDVLGDWWNVLIIREALWGTHKFDDFQRHLGMSKGILSKRLKLLQEHGILEKRSQGNSVDYFLTAKGREVQTVIISIMQWGDRWYPQAEGSPVVLVNRQTGVPLAPLGLQDSEGTPLELTDIGLCAGPGANEETRERIRQIQRRQAPS, from the coding sequence TTGGAAAGAGTCAGCTTTGAAGACCGGAATTGCTCGCTAGCTCGGGCCCTGGATGTTTTGGGTGACTGGTGGAACGTGTTGATCATCCGCGAGGCGCTGTGGGGCACTCACAAGTTCGATGATTTCCAGCGTCATCTCGGCATGTCCAAGGGCATCCTGTCCAAGCGCCTGAAGCTGTTGCAGGAGCACGGGATTCTGGAAAAGCGCAGCCAGGGAAACAGCGTCGACTACTTCCTTACCGCCAAGGGCCGTGAGGTGCAGACCGTCATCATCAGCATCATGCAATGGGGCGACCGCTGGTATCCGCAAGCTGAAGGCTCGCCGGTGGTGCTGGTCAATCGCCAGACAGGCGTGCCGCTCGCGCCGTTGGGCTTGCAGGACAGTGAGGGCACGCCGCTGGAGCTGACTGATATCGGTCTTTGTGCAGGCCCTGGCGCCAACGAGGAAACCCGCGAGCGAATCCGCCAGATTCAGCGCCGCCAGGCCCCGAGCTGA
- a CDS encoding cupin domain-containing protein: protein MKSQQNMSCIQVGEPQQWMDYLFAHPLLPRPAKGKHFLKEELGLSGMEISINSLPAGVAMPFTHTHKLNEEVYFFLSGEGEFSVDDHIVPVGPGSVVRVAPEGRRCWRNSGEQPLNYLVIQARNGSMTESTTEDGLPAPGTPWK, encoded by the coding sequence ATGAAGAGCCAGCAAAACATGTCCTGTATCCAGGTGGGTGAGCCACAGCAGTGGATGGATTACCTGTTTGCACATCCCCTGCTGCCGAGACCGGCAAAGGGAAAACATTTTCTCAAGGAGGAGCTGGGGCTGAGCGGCATGGAGATATCCATCAACTCGTTGCCTGCAGGAGTCGCCATGCCCTTTACCCACACTCACAAGCTCAACGAAGAGGTGTATTTCTTCTTGAGCGGTGAAGGCGAGTTCAGTGTGGATGACCACATCGTGCCGGTAGGCCCGGGATCGGTAGTCAGGGTAGCCCCGGAAGGACGACGCTGTTGGCGCAACAGCGGTGAGCAGCCGCTTAATTACCTGGTAATTCAAGCCCGCAACGGCAGCATGACGGAGAGCACCACCGAAGATGGGCTCCCCGCCCCCGGCACGCCTTGGAAGTGA